In a single window of the Christensenella timonensis genome:
- a CDS encoding response regulator transcription factor, protein MKILVCDDDKEIVEAIEIYLVNEGYEILKAYDGAQAIRLVEENEVHLIIMDIMMPGMDGIRATMKLREYANVPVIMLSAKSEDNDKILGLNAGADDYLTKPFNPLELVARVKSQLRRYTTLGSMTETQGIYQTGGLVLDDMKKTVTVDGEGVKLTPMEYKILRYLMQNMEMVLSTTQIYESVWDEKAVGAENTIAVHIRRIREKIEINPKEPKYLKVVWGIGYKIDKLKV, encoded by the coding sequence ATGAAAATATTGGTCTGCGACGATGACAAGGAAATCGTAGAGGCAATAGAAATCTACCTTGTAAACGAAGGATATGAAATCCTAAAAGCGTATGACGGCGCGCAGGCGATCCGCCTGGTGGAGGAAAACGAAGTCCACCTGATCATCATGGACATCATGATGCCGGGCATGGACGGGATCCGCGCGACGATGAAGCTGCGCGAATATGCAAACGTTCCCGTGATTATGTTAAGCGCGAAATCGGAAGACAACGACAAGATACTGGGACTCAATGCAGGTGCGGACGATTATCTGACAAAGCCTTTTAATCCGCTTGAACTCGTGGCAAGGGTAAAATCGCAATTAAGACGCTATACGACCCTTGGCAGCATGACGGAGACGCAGGGGATCTACCAGACGGGCGGCCTGGTTTTGGACGACATGAAAAAGACCGTGACGGTAGACGGCGAGGGCGTGAAGCTGACGCCCATGGAATACAAGATACTGCGTTACCTGATGCAGAATATGGAAATGGTTTTGTCCACCACGCAGATCTACGAGAGCGTGTGGGACGAAAAAGCGGTGGGCGCCGAGAATACGATCGCGGTGCACATCAGGAGGATACGCGAAAAGATCGAGATCAATCCGAAGGAACCGAAATATTTGAAGGTGGTATGGGGCATTGGCTACAAAATTGACAAGCTCAAGGTTTAA